One Papaver somniferum cultivar HN1 chromosome 10, ASM357369v1, whole genome shotgun sequence genomic window carries:
- the LOC113317355 gene encoding F-box protein At1g61340-like, translating to MALGKSRSFQARCVGGLRTSSSSDSTERELLAVVPSKKRVITDCTYETPLKNQCVSESYTETSLLESIPQDVLVKILCGVDHADLEQLYHVSNKIRDASLIAKQWYFAFSTPSSKATGSKTFFSESEESNKLESIEAPNAPRQERISKSRISAKKLAGLAVALFRSPEEDEWSRNGAMLVETVV from the exons ATGGCGTTGGGTAAGAGTCGCAGTTTTCAAGCAAGGTGTGTCGGTGGCTTAAGAACTTCTTCAAGCTCTGATTCAACAGAAAGAGAGCTTTTAGCTGTAGTTCCCTCAAAGAAAAGGGTCATTACAGATTGTACATATGAGACTCCATTGAAGAATCAATGTGTATCTGAATCTTACACAGAAACATCACTTCTTGAATCCATACCACAAGATGTTTTG GTTAAAATATTGTGCGGCGTAGACCATGCCGATTTAGAACAACTTTACCACGTATCTAACAAGATCAGAGATGCT TCTCTGATTGCAAAACAATGGTACTTTGCGTTTAGTACCCCATCATCAAAAGCTACTGGTTCTAAGACTTTTTTTAGTGAGTCAGAAGAATCAAATAAGTTAGAAAGCATTGAAGCACCAAATGCACCAAGACAGGAAAGGATTTCAAAGTCTAGAATCAGTGCGAAGAAGCTTGCCGGACTTGCTGTTGCCTTGTTTCGTTCACCCGAAGAAGATGAATGGTCTAGAAACGGAGCAATGCTGGTTGAGACAGTTGTTTGA
- the LOC113319741 gene encoding putative pentatricopeptide repeat-containing protein At1g03510 translates to MTNYQRLLSCTKLLAAHVNQARHEKALTFFTRMHSDPDLSLDPFVFPLALKSCTALNLSFFGKSIHAYTTKLSLIFNPFVACAIIDMYGKCVSISSARQVFDESPQRNVVMWNSMISLYCRSGNLSTAIKMLDLMDVEPNPSSFNSIMAALSEQNDGSFKALDFYRRMQNCNVKPSLITVLALLSACVGLTSLNLVREIHGYSIRILIDSDTHLSSNLVEAYGRCGYPLGSRYVFDRMHGRDVVAWSSMISAYALHGEAEKALEMFEQMELAKVRPDGITFLGVLKACSHSGLADEAKKYVSKMRNDYGLVPGSKHYACLVDVLSRAGKLYEAYQVIREMPARENVKAWGALLGACRNYGEVELAEIAGKVLFDIEPENAGNYVLLASVYSGAGRLDEAERVRRDMKGRAVKSSPGSSWIDT, encoded by the coding sequence ATGACTAATTATCAGCGACTATTATCCTGCACTAAGCTATTGGCTGCTCACGTAAATCAAGCTCGTCATGAAAAAGCTTTAACTTTCTTTACTCGTATGCACTCAGACCCTGACTTATCTCTAGACCCATTTGTCTTCCCGCTTGCTCTCAAATCCTGTACAGCTCTTAACTTATCATTTTTTGGTAAATCAATCCATGCTTACACCACCAAGTTGTCTCTGATCTTCAATCCCTTTGTTGCGTGTGCCATAATTGACATGTATGGTAAATGTGTATCAATCTCTTCCGCCCGTCAAGTGTTCGATGAAAGTCCTCAAAGAAATGTGGTTATGTGGAATTCGATGATTTCTCTTTACTGTCGCTCTGGTAATCTTTCAACTGCTATCAAAATGTTGGATTTGATGGATGTTGAACCTAATCCGTCTTCTTTCAATTCAATCATGGCTGCCTTGTCTGAACAGAACGATGGGTCTTTCAAAGCATTAGATTTTTATAGACGCATGCAAAACTGTAATGTCAAACCAAGTTTAATTACAGTGCTTGCTCTTTTATCAGCATGTGTAGGTTTGACATCATTGAATCTTGTGAGAGAAATTCATGGATATTCAATCCGGATTTTGATTGATTCTGATACCCATTTGAGTTCTAACCTCGTAGAAGCTTATGGGCGATGCGGGTATCCCTTGGGTTCACGTTATGTTTTTGATAGAATGCATGGAAGAGATGTAGTTGCATGGAGCAGTATGATATCAGCTTATGCATTACATGGCGAAGCTGAGAAAGCCTTAGAGATGTTTGAACAAATGGAGTTAGCGAAAGTTCGACCTGATGGGATCACTTTTCTTGGGGTTTTGAAGGCATGCAGTCATTCAGGTTTGGCTGATGAAGCAAAGAAATATGTTTCGAAAATGAGGAACGATTACGGTTTGGTTCCGGGAAGTAAACACTATGCGTGTTTGGTCGACGTTTTAAGCCGTGCAGGAAAGTTATATGAAGCTTATCAAGTTATTAGAGAGATGCCAGCAAGGGAAAATGTAAAAGCCTGGGGAGCTTTACTTGGGGCTTGTAGGAATTATGGTGAAGTTGAATTAGCAGAGATTGCTGGGAAAGTTTTGTTTGATATAGAACCTGAAAATGCCGGAAATTATGTGTTGTTGGCTAGCGTTTATTCTGGTGCAGGGAGATTAGATGAAGCAGAGAGAGTTAGGAGAGATATGAAAGGGAGAGCTGTAAAGTCATCACCTGGGAGTAGCTGGATTGATACGTGA